A genomic segment from Corythoichthys intestinalis isolate RoL2023-P3 chromosome 2, ASM3026506v1, whole genome shotgun sequence encodes:
- the pdyn gene encoding proenkephalin-B isoform X1, with product MEWYVLVLMLSLPHSVHTHCSSQCHKCLQHIFKPNSAYSSLWCGVLCQDEPVLCEQAAGLEDMRHDGEKAQEDEEVEGGDEQFEAQLAKRLDQTTRELLSSSGRDTHVAEGEAEDSREENALRGSEHVKRYGGFLRKFGPKSKRSETEEPEELQKRYGGFMRRIRPKLNNIKWDKRYGGFLRRHFKISVRSAEEPFSSYYDDLSQETR from the exons GCAGTGTCACAAATGCTTGCAGCACATTTTCAAGCCAAACAGCGCATACAGTAGCCTG TGGTGTGGTGTGCTGTGTCAGGATGAGCCGGTGCTGTGTGAGCAAGCCGCGGGGCTCGAGGACATGAGACACGACGGTGAAAAGGCGCAGGAGGATGAAGAAGTGGAAGGGGGCGACGAACAATTCGAGGCGCAGCTCGCAAAGAGGCTGGATCAGACCACCAGGGAGCTGCTGTCCTCCTCCGGGCGGGACACGCACGTCGCGGAGGGAGAAGCGGAGGACAGCCGGGAGGAGAACGCTCTCCGCGGCTCCGAGCACGTCAAACGCTACGGCGGCTTTTTACGCAAGTTCGGTCCAAAGTCGAAAAGAAGCGAAACGGAAGAACCCGAGGAGCTCCAGAAGCGCTACGGGGGCTTCATGAGGCGGATCAGACCGAAATTGAACAACATCAAGTGGGACAAGCGCTACGGAGGCTTCCTTCGTCGTCACTTCAAGATTTCGGTGCGCTCCGCAGAGGAACCTTTCTCTTCCTACTACGACGACCTCAGCCAAGAAACAAGATGA